The Eubalaena glacialis isolate mEubGla1 chromosome 3, mEubGla1.1.hap2.+ XY, whole genome shotgun sequence nucleotide sequence TTCCATGGCATAGAGGCACATTGACCATGTGTGGGAGCAGTCACGTATGTTCATGCTAGGATGTTTTCAGTTACATATGTAAACAGTTGAATAGTACCATTTTCTAATTGCTGTTCCTAGATTTCAGATCTTTtgccaaagattttcttttttcttttccttttttttttaagattgaacaTTTAATGAACTATATTTGCTTAGAGTTAGGAgtataaaaaaaatgagatgggtGAACTGGTCAATTTGATGATTTCTACAGGAGCAGTTTCTTCAGGAAAGAATCAAAGTGAATGGAAAAGCTGGGAATCTCGGAGGAGGTGTTGTAACAATCGAAAGAAGCAAAAGCAAGATCACTGTAACTTCCGAGGTGCCTTTTTCCAAAAGGTATGGGAAAGAGCTGAGCGTCTCTTGCCTGCATCCTAGCACTGAGCTTCCCACCCCACCTTGGCCAGGAGTGTTACTCCACCTTGAGTAATCTGCTCTGTGGTTACCTCTGTTAACCTCTGGAGCAGTGTCCAGTGTAAGGGGctggtgaatgaatggatgaatgttaTGGTAGTTAAAAGTATTCAACTCTTAGTagttttttacagttttgttcTTCACAGGCTAAAGTATTTCAAGCAGTAAAGATGCTCGGACTTGCTTAGACTGTGTTCTTAAAAGTGAAGATATTGCTTCCTTTGCCTCTAGATGACGTTGAAgagctttcatttttaattttatgggtttttttccccctgtaaatgCTACTGTAATTAGGTGAGGGATCTGAAATCTCAGTTTAGACTGAAGCCACTCTGTTAATTCCTGTGGGccaatttttttaagttggagaCATCAGTTCACTTGCCCTGCTATATTTACGTCTTCTGTTTTGAGAATGAGGTTAAAAACACGTTACAAGTCACTAAGGAATTGGACATGTTTATACCTAGCTCCTAGCCCAGAGCCTGGCGTATAATTCTTAGGAGCGTTTAATCAAACTGAATCAAACAGTGGGAAGTTTGAAGTGTTAGGACAAGTTGGTTATAGTTAagcctttgcttttatttttatttatttatttaaagaatagggtttaattaatcaattaatatttattggccgtgctgtgcggcttgcgggatcttagttccctgaccagggattgaaccagcacctttggcagtgaaagcgccgagtcctaaccactggaccgccagggaattcccctttgcTTCCATTTTTAACTAGAACAGTCAAGAGATGACTTTAAAGCTAAGTGAACTACTCCTGTTCTGCCTGACTGCGTTATTTCATTTGTACAGAAGGCAGTTTGATGGAGTGAGAGATGGGGCAACTGGCGGGCCTCCAGGGTGTGCTTAACACCCACCCCACTGGGCTTCTGCAGAGCTCTCAGGGAAGCGCTTTTAACCTAGCTTCCCCCAACATTCTATTAGAATACTCAAACCACCTAAACTTTTGAATTAACCACCTCACCTGAATACAATATagtagaaataaatggaaaaaaaagaatactttttagATGAAACTAAcaaactgatttatttttatgtagggAAAGTGGGTAGAATTGAACTGAGATCTTCACATCTTTGTGAAGATTGCTTTATTGGCGTAAGTAAGACAGTTGAACAGTGTTCATTTCTCGGAGGTGTTGAGTTTGTTGGTTTGTTAATGTTTGGGTCCTGGCTAAAGTGCCACAGTTTGCCCGTGCATCTCATTTACTCCTTGTACCAGTCTGAAGAGATGCTAAGTATCATGAGTCCTATTTTACAGAGGGCGAATCTGAGGTCTGGAAAGGTTAATTTGCCCAGTGGTGGGTTTGCTGGGCATTCTGTTCCTCTTTATGGCTTTGGGAAGATGCCAGAATAGATAAACCTCAGGGCCTCATAAGCAGACAGCTGAGAGAAGAAACAGGATTGCGGGCTTTCTTTTGAGCACGAGAGGCATCGCTGCCTTTAGGTGAACAGAGTTTGCTGACAGTGCTGGGCAGGGTTGGCTGCTGAGCTCGCTCAGGCCGAGGCAGCCGCTGGGTGGATGGACTAGAGAGGCCAAGTGCTCTCAGTGCAGAGTCGCAGTCAGGGCGtttgccggggggggggggggcgtggggagATGAGCGTCACGCAGCAGGAGTGAGCGTGTGTGCGCCCCGGCCCTCAGCCCCGGTCCCAGTAACCCAGCAACCTCAATGGCAGGTTTCAGTCAGTGAGGTGAGGTACTGGGAGCTCATTGGAAATCCAGCGGTTTCTCAATAAAAGGTACTAAGATTGTGTGCTTAATTGCCGAAGTACTACCTTGATCTCTTTCCCTAGTGGTCGCTAAAaaccattttataggtgagggcTATTGTTTCATGGACAGCAGTCCCATCTTAATCTGTTCTCATTTTTATGTCCAGGTTAGATGAAATGTGACTGATGTTTATCCTCGTTAGAGCCTTGGCTGGGTATAATATTTGCCTATCTTTGCCATTTTTGAACCATGGGAAAACACCTTCAATTGTAATGACTATGAATGCAGGGGTTTCATAAACGTTACAGTGTTTCAGAATGTAAGAAGGCCTTGTATCTGGTGCAGTTCTGAAGTGTTCTTTCTCTGCAGGTATTTGAAATATCTcaccaaaaaatatttgaagaagaatAATCTCCGTGATTGGTTACGCGTAGTTGCTAACAGCAAAGAAAGTTACGAATTACGTTACTTCCAGATTAATCAagatgaagaagaggaggaagatgaggattGAAACTCAGTTATCTGGAGTATTTTGTATgaattcttaaataaaatttaggaaacaaaatgGTGGCTTTCCTTGTATCTCTGCAGTGTGGATTGAACAGAAAATTGGAAATCATAGTAAAAGGGCTTCACTTGGGCTGCCACTCACTTACTtgtaattaaactttttttctgcttgaaaatttcaattcttttggtagAAATACCAAAATGGATAAGTCTCCTTCGAAGGAACTGACTACTGTTTGACATTGAACAGGTGGATGAGGGCGTGGAGATGTGAGTTCAGTTAGTTACTATTTTACCCAAAAAGAGGTGGGTCAGTTTCATCTGGTACTTTTCTCAAAGACTGAGGAATACAAATGTGGGAACTCCTGATTCACTGAAAGCAGATCCAGTGACTTGTTTCTGAGGTTCTTATTTTGGGAAAGTGGCAGTGTCGATAAAATGCAGGCTTCTGGGgcattttgtcttttcattttctgattacAAATTACTCTTGACGCACACGGTTACTATGTATGTTAATCCTTTTTCTTCCCGTAGAAATAAAATGTCCTGTTGCTTCGCATATTCTACTACCCCTCGGGAAAGGGTCTGGAGAGCGACGGTAAAAGTCGCAGGTGTTCAATTAAGGAAAGGTCTACAAAATACGAATTTGTAAATAATCATTGTTTCTACAAGTCTTTGCACCAAGCTGTCACTTTGAACCCCACCAGGGGGAGCTGGAGATGAGGAATAGTGGAGCTTCCAAAGGTGGGTGTCGGTGAGGTTCCCTGGGGTCAAGATCAGAATCCCAGAGTTCTGGAGTCTTACCACGGGGGCAGGTGTGAAAGAGAGGGGCGTGGGAGACAGGGTGAAGAGAAGTGTTGAGATGCCCAGGGAGTAGTCCCTTTCACACCATTTAGGCCACGGCTGGGCTTAAAAGTCATTCTACAAACACATTAAGCAGGGCCAGACTGAAAGGGCTTCCCACGATATTGGGGGTTCTGCCTTATGTGTAGAGGCTAGAGATCTGTGAAAGGTCATTAATGAGATCATAAAGATGTGATTGTTGCTGACAATGTCAAGAGTGACTTTGAGAAGAGACCCTGATGCCTTATGGTGCgctctaaaatttaaattttacaggAATATCTGCGTTGTCTTAAGATTACATTGTATCAAATTCATGTCTTTCAAGAGCTTGCCTAGGGTGCCTTTCCACACCTGAAATTCTTGTGATCTTGCTAGTTGCATAGCTGGAAATTAAATGTTTTGAGTCATACCTTGGCTCCAGTTTAACATTTGGTGCTCCTTGGGTTGAATTTAACATGTTGAGGCTTCGTAATTTCATTTGTGGTAAAGGCTCtagcattttctatttctatgcaAATTTCTTGAAGCAGAATTGTTTGCATGTTTCTCTGCCCTTGAGAAGGCAGTGTTtctttcaaatttaactgaggCATCAGTTGCTCTTTGGTGCTGTCCATTACCATGATTATTAACTTTGTTAGCAAGTTTGTGACTTGGGTTTGcaaattttacttgtttgttgCATTGATGTTCCCTTGTAGTAATTCTTAGTTCGGTTGTAAAAAAATTAGCCCTGGGCTGAAATTAGCatataagtttttttgtttttaaaactattcCCAGAATTTAAAActtgtaataaaattgaaacttctTGGTTTTTCTATGCCTTTTGAACTCTTGTATTTTGACTTTTGATGACATTTTATATTAAAGTGGCTAACGCATGGCTACTATTATTgtacaaggcttttttttttttttttttaaatgattggcaTGTTAATCTGTTTAGCAACAATAAATTGGTTGTTTGTCCTCACTGATGAATTGCTGTACCAACAATGACCTTGGACTTTATTAAGTTTGAGAAGAACATGTCTTTTATTCCCACTTTCTTCACCCTAGTTATGCCGGGGTGCCTCAGGTTCTGGAGTTGACTTATAACCGACCTCTTCATGTAGAATTTCTTCAGACCCAGAGCCGGAGAATAACTTTGCAAACACATGACTTTTTCTGATGGATATGTGATGTGAACTTGAATTACATGGCACCCATTATCCCAGCTGTGCCCGAGCCACAGTTTAGACCCATTTCACCTGCCTGATCAAGGCACAGGAAGAGACTGGGTCTTGGAGCGTTTCAAGCTGAGATTTAAGTGCATAAAGGTAGTGAAATAGGAACTTGCTGCAGCCTTGTTCTCAGCTGACTCCACATCCAGCATGGCCTCACCCTTGGCTGGGTCAACACCATCTCTCATCTGAGGTTTacatttgttgttttcctttcaaAAGCCCCCGCTACCCCCTTCTGTGGCTTTTTCAGTGGTGAAGGTGTGCTTTTTTGAGTAGTGCCATCCTCCTAGCATTTCGGGATGAGCCACGTGGTGAAATAGACCAGTGCTGGCTGGTAAGTGGTGCCTAGCACAGAGGTGTTCGGAAACATTGGTGTCACAGACGGGGGAAAGTGGGAGAGTTTGAtcacatcaaatatattttaagacagTTGGTCAAAATTACAGAATGTTTTGGGGTATTTAGACCTCAGCCTTTTTAGGCGTCTCTTGGTTTCTTGGAAGGTGAGCAGGACCCCAGTAAGGTGATAATGGTCCCCTGGTCCATCACTGACACGCTCAGGGGAGCCTGGAAGCTGGCTCTCCTTCCTCTTGCTGCCTGGCCCTTCTGCTGACTTACCCCCAAACTTCACAAGGCTGTAAGCAGGGCCCTGTGCGGGCCCCTTCCTGTGAGGGGGGCAcatccctaggaggtgggtccctGACAAGAGACAACTACAGATTTGGGAGTACCAAGGGGACAGGCTTCTGCTTGGTAACCTTGGACAGagccaatatatttttaaaaatagtttgattttttaaatgaatttttattggagtatagtttatttacaatgttacgttagtttctgctgtacagccacgtgattcagttatacctatacacgtatccacttttttagattcttttcccatataggtcattacagagtattgagtagagttccctgtgctatacagtaggttcttattagttatctattttatatatagtagtgtgtcaatcccagtctcccaatttatccccccccttccctcttggtaaccataagtttgtgttctacatctgtgactttatttctcttttgtaatgttcatttgtaccatttttttagattccacatataagcgatatgatatttgtctgtctgactgacttccctcagtatgacaatctctaggtccgttctaaaatattttgattttatttatttttggctgtgttgggtctttgttgctgcgtgcgggctttctctagttgcgtcgaacgggagctactcttcgttgcggtgcgggggcttctcattgcggtggc carries:
- the RPL22 gene encoding large ribosomal subunit protein eL22, which codes for MAPVKKLVVKGGKKKKQVLKFTLDCTHPVEDGIMDAANFEQFLQERIKVNGKAGNLGGGVVTIERSKSKITVTSEVPFSKRYLKYLTKKYLKKNNLRDWLRVVANSKESYELRYFQINQDEEEEEDED